Part of the Fusobacterium sp. IOR10 genome is shown below.
AATTAATAAATAAGTTACTACTCCTGACTTACCTCTTTCCATAACGATTATATCTTCTAATGTTCCAAGAGAATTATAGTTTAAACTTTTATATATCCATTTCCCATTGTACAATGTATATACATGATTGTATCTTGATTTTGAAGCTTGAGCTAGAGCTTTTCCTATTCCTTTGCTATAGGTATTTTTATCAACTGTAAAATACCATCTCCAATAATATGAATTATCACCGTAACCTTTAACATCTAAATCTTTAAAGAAATCTAAAACTTTTTTTTCACTATATCTATTTAAAAATTTTCCAGTTTTCATATGACTAGTTGCTTGTAAATATGGAAGTGCCACTCCTACCTTCATTGTAGGTTTTGGATACCCATAATCTTCAAAATACGTTACCCTATTCTTCATATAAACTTCTTTAGAATTGCTCTTATATTTAGTTGAATTATTAGAACACCCAACTAAAAATATAAACATTAACGTGACCAAAACTCTACATATTTTTTTCATATATTACCCCTCATTAATATTTATTTTTTTTAATTTTATTACCTCTTGTACCTTTTCTAAATCTTGTTTTGTATCAACACCTACTATTTGAAAGTTTGTTTCTAATACCTTTATTTTATATCCATTTTCTAAAACTCTCAATTGTTCTAAGGATTCTGATATTTCTAAAGAAGTTTGTGGCAACTTAGAATATTCTATTACAAAATCTTTTTTATAACCATAAATTCCTATATGCTTAAAATAATTATTTAAATTTTCTTTTCTTGGGTAAGGAATTACTGATCTTGAAAAATATAGTGCATAATCATTTTTATCTGTTATTACTTTAACATTATTTGGGTTTTTAATTTCATCCATTGCACTTAATTTATGTTTTAATGTTGCCATTTTTAATTCTGGTTCTATTTTAAATGCATTAATCAAAGAATTTATCATTTCTTTTTCAATTAATGGCTCATCCCCTTGAATATTTATTATAACATCAACTCCATCTATTTTTTCACAAACCTCTGCTATTCTACTAGTTCCATTTTCATGATCTTTTCTTGTGATCATTGCTTTCCCACCAAATTTTAAAACCTCATTATAAATTCTAACATCATCTGTAGCTACAATAACATCATCTAAGTTAGATTTTTTAGCTCTCTTATAAACCCACTCTATCATTGTATGACCGCAAATATCTTTCAACGGTTTACCTTCTAATCTGCTTGATCCAAATCTTGCTGGTATTACTCCTAAAAATTTCATTTTACATCCTCCTAGTTTTTGTGTAAAATATACTAAGTTAATCATAACTATTATACTAAAAATATCTAGTTTATAAAAGATATTTTATATTTTTATGGAGGTTATTATACAATATGATACTTTACTTTGTTAGACACGGGCAAACTGTTTGGAATAAAAATAAAATTTTTCAAGGTATTAAAGATTCTCCCCTTACAGAACTTGGAAAAAACCAAACTAAAAAATTA
Proteins encoded:
- the kdsB gene encoding 3-deoxy-manno-octulosonate cytidylyltransferase, which translates into the protein MKFLGVIPARFGSSRLEGKPLKDICGHTMIEWVYKRAKKSNLDDVIVATDDVRIYNEVLKFGGKAMITRKDHENGTSRIAEVCEKIDGVDVIINIQGDEPLIEKEMINSLINAFKIEPELKMATLKHKLSAMDEIKNPNNVKVITDKNDYALYFSRSVIPYPRKENLNNYFKHIGIYGYKKDFVIEYSKLPQTSLEISESLEQLRVLENGYKIKVLETNFQIVGVDTKQDLEKVQEVIKLKKININEG